From the genome of Pelmatolapia mariae isolate MD_Pm_ZW linkage group LG12, Pm_UMD_F_2, whole genome shotgun sequence, one region includes:
- the paqr3a gene encoding progestin and adipoQ receptor family member 3a, with protein sequence MRSTYYKPQNGTNCKYPKLKGSGQIKPDPAGSDMPQKPQKSSQTAHYIELGGYQYWPVLVPRGIRLYTYEQIPPFLRENPYITDGYRAYLPSRLCIKSLFILSNETVNIWSHLLGFLLFFCLGVYNMASVLPAVGASREDYVIYSIGLFCFQLCMLCSVGYHLFCCHRSEKTSRRWMALDYAGVSIGILGCYVPGVFYTFYCNNYWRQVYLVTVLAMILAVFFAQIHPHYLSKQWKQLRSIIFCSVTGYGLIPTVHWICLTGGFSSELVQAFVPRVLVMYFIAALALIFYVSKVPERYFPGQLNYLGSSHQVWHLLLVLMFYWWHQSSGFIMAYRHSQPCPNTPQHA encoded by the exons ATGCGTAGTACATATTATAAGCCCCAGAATGGCACAAACTGCAAATATCCCAAATTAAAAG GTTCGGGTCAGATTAAACCAGACCCTGCTGGCTCAGACATGCCTCAGAAACCACAGAAGAGCTCTCAGACTGCACACTACATCGAGCTGGGAGGTTATCAGTACTGGCCTGTACTGGTGCCCAGAGGTATCAGGCTGTACACATACGAGCAGATCCCCCCGTTTCTGAGGGAGAACCCCTACATCACAGATGGATACAGGGCATACTTGCCCTCCAGGCTGTGCATCAAAAG CCTCTTCATCCTGTCTAATGAGACGGTGAACATCTGGAGCCATCTCCTgggcttcctcctcttcttctgtcttGGGGTGTACAACATGGCCTCGGTGCTGCCGGCTGTTGGCGCCTCCAGAGAGGATTATGTCATCTACTCCATTGGACTCTTCTGCTTTCAG CTGTGTATGCTGTGCTCGGTGGGTTACCACCTGTTCTGCTGCCATCGCTCAGAGAAGACCAGCCGCCGCTGGATGGCGCTGGATTACGCCGGCGTTTCAATCGGCATCCTGGGCTGCTACGTCCCTGGAGTCTTCTACACCTTCTACTGTAATAAC TACTGGCGGCAGGTGTACCTGGTGACTGTCCTCGCCATGATCCTGGCTGTGTTCTTCGCTCAGATCCACCCTCATTACCTCAGCAAGCAGTGGAAGCAGCTGCGCTCGATCATCTTCTGCTCGGTGACTGGGTACGGCCTCATCCCCACCGTCCACTGGATCTGCCTCACGGGAGGTTTCTCCTCTGAACTCGTCCAG GCGTTTGTTCCTCGGGTCCTGGTGATGTACTTCATTGCAGCTCTGGCTCTCATTTTCTATGTTTCCAAAGTTCCTGAGCGGTACTTCCCAG GTCAGCTGAACTACCTGGGCTCCAGCCATCAGGTTTGGCACTTGCTGCTAGTGCTCATGTTTTACTGGTGGCACCAATCATCAGGCTTCATCATGGCGTACAGGCACAGTCAGCCGTGCCCCAACACCCCCCAACACGCCTAG